A genomic region of Cloacibacillus sp. contains the following coding sequences:
- the rarD gene encoding EamA family transporter RarD, with the protein MTIPQKGAAAALLSYLWWGSMPLYWKTLLSVSSFEILGHRVVWSAVFTLALIILTGQGGKTVAFAANNKQKTLWLFLGGYLITLNWGLYIWAVNAGRILETSLGYYINPLVSMFFGMLFFGERLRRAQKLAIAVAAAGVCIQMITIREIPLVSLGLALSFGLYGAMKKAISIEPAVALVIETLSVAPAALVYLCWLQHTGAAHFPYGLTTDLLLAGTGVMTSVPLLLFAYAAQRIKLTTIGFIQYVSPTMTFLIGTFIYHEPLSIYRIITFACIWSALAIYSTDTIIEAGRERRTQEYI; encoded by the coding sequence ATGACGATTCCGCAGAAAGGGGCCGCGGCGGCCCTTCTCTCATACCTATGGTGGGGCTCGATGCCCCTCTACTGGAAGACTCTGTTGTCGGTCTCCTCTTTCGAGATACTCGGACACCGCGTAGTGTGGTCCGCCGTATTTACCCTCGCTCTGATAATCCTGACGGGACAGGGCGGCAAAACCGTCGCCTTCGCCGCGAATAACAAGCAAAAAACTCTCTGGCTCTTTCTCGGCGGCTACCTCATCACCTTAAACTGGGGGCTCTACATCTGGGCGGTAAACGCTGGGCGTATCCTTGAGACCAGCCTAGGCTACTACATAAACCCCCTCGTCTCGATGTTCTTCGGAATGCTCTTCTTCGGCGAACGGCTGCGCCGCGCGCAGAAGCTGGCGATCGCCGTCGCCGCGGCGGGAGTCTGCATACAGATGATCACCATCCGCGAAATACCCCTCGTCTCACTGGGGCTGGCCCTCTCCTTCGGCCTCTACGGGGCGATGAAAAAAGCTATCTCCATCGAACCGGCCGTCGCGCTGGTGATAGAGACCCTATCCGTAGCCCCCGCGGCGCTCGTCTACCTCTGCTGGCTGCAGCATACCGGCGCGGCGCACTTTCCTTACGGCCTGACGACCGACCTGCTGCTTGCGGGGACGGGCGTCATGACCTCCGTCCCCCTCCTGCTCTTCGCCTACGCCGCCCAGCGGATAAAACTGACGACCATCGGCTTCATCCAATACGTTTCCCCGACGATGACCTTCCTCATCGGCACCTTCATCTATCACGAACCGCTCTCAATCTACAGGATCATTACCTTCGCCTGCATCTGGAGCGCGCTCGCCATCTACTCAACCGACACT